The genomic segment CCGACCCGGTTCGAGCAGGTGAACCAGTCGCGCTCCGAGCGCGGCGTCATCCGCGGGCTGCACTTCCAGTGGGATCCCCCCCAGGGCAAGCTGATGCGGGTGGTCTCGGGCCGGGCGTTCATGGTCGCCGTGGACATCCGCCCGGGCTCACCAACGCTGGGCAAGCATGTGTCGCTCGAGGCGTCCGGCGAGGAGCCGGTCCTGTTCTGGGCGCCGGCTTCGTTCGCTCGCGGGTTCGCCGTCCTCAGCGATATCGCCGAGATCGAGTACTTCTGCACGGCGACCTACAACCCGGCCGCGGAGTCGGGCATCAGGTGGGATGACCCGGCGATCGGGATCGAGTGGCCCGTCGGGGAGGCGAACCTGTCGGCGAAGGACGCGGGTGCGCAGAAATTGGCGGACTGGCTCAAGCGCACCGAGGCCGACGTCTTGCGTCGTGCGGCACCCGGGGGCCGTTGATCGAGCGTGGAAACAGCATCGATTCCCCGTGCGCAAGCGGCGGGACCGATACCTTGGGTTCTGTCCGGTGCGGTTTCGGGCGCATAGCGTCATCTCGTCGTGCGCCGCGGGCGCGTCGATGGACCGAGTGGGGGAGATGCACTACAAGTCAGCCGGGATCGGGGACTCCGTTTCGTTCACCTACCCGGGCGAGCAATGTGTGGCGCCGTGAAGGCCATGCGGGTCCTCATTCCCTATCCACTCCTCGGGCTGCTCGCGTCGCTGCTGGTGCTGGTCGTAGGTCTGGTCCATATCGGTGTCGCGACCATCGAGATGATCAGCGCAGGTTTCACGCTAGGCAGGCGGGCACCGCTGAGAGCGCTCGGCTCCATCCCCGGCCCAGCTCACCCACCGGTGCGCGCGTATCCACAGATCTCTCCCTCTGACGAGCGACCGAAGTGACAGCCAACGGCCTCCTGCTGGCAGCTCCGCGGCGCTCGGCGGCAGCCCTCGCACCCGCCACGGCAATTGCCCTCATCCTCTACCTGCCGCTCGAGCCGGCGATCCTCTCAGCGATTCCCGGCGGCGCCTACTGGGTGCTACGTCTGTTGCCGGACGCTGCTGTCGCGCTGCTCGCGGCCATGACGCTGATTCTCGACGGCAGTCGGCCCGCGAGACCGACGAAGGTTATCTGGGCCACTGCCGCGATCGTTGTCGCGTTGGTGGTGGCAAATT from the Vicinamibacterales bacterium genome contains:
- the rfbC gene encoding dTDP-4-dehydrorhamnose 3,5-epimerase; this translates as PTRFEQVNQSRSERGVIRGLHFQWDPPQGKLMRVVSGRAFMVAVDIRPGSPTLGKHVSLEASGEEPVLFWAPASFARGFAVLSDIAEIEYFCTATYNPAAESGIRWDDPAIGIEWPVGEANLSAKDAGAQKLADWLKRTEADVLRRAAPGGR